DNA sequence from the Strigops habroptila isolate Jane chromosome 4, bStrHab1.2.pri, whole genome shotgun sequence genome:
GAGCTCTCAAACTCTGTAAACAGCTGGTGACTCACTGCATAACTATGGCACCAACTGCCTGCGCGGCTGCAGGGAGGGGGCTGCCGGCCGTTTCCTCTACGCACTGGCAGCgcctctgctctcctgaacTCGCCGGGACCGTTGGGCTGAGACCAggagctttttccttcctcctccgTGCTAGCGCCTACGGCTGCGCCTCCGGCCTGGAGGTAGGGGTGGGTGGCCATGGCCCCGTGCAGAGGGGAAGCGATGGGGTCTGAAGGAGACCCTGCCTGCGGTCAGCCCTCGTGCAAAACACGCAGTCGGTCGGGTACATCCCCGTCCCTCAGAGGTTGGGACTTGCTCCCCTGTGGCCCTGGTGaggcaggggctgctggaggtGTGCCCAAGGTGGGGTTcggtgctggaggagaggagagagggacTCGGTGATGCTCTAGAAAATGCAGTGCACACCAGTTACTGTAAGTGGTCCATTCATCACGGAGCATCTTGGCTTGTGTGCTGTGCGGCTGTCCTTGTCCCTCCTCCAGACATGGAGAGCTGTGCTGTCTCGGGCTTAAAAATAGAGAAGGCGCCTAAATACACTCTCTAATATCTAGGATATTATCTCACAGCTTTGCACTTAGgggattggtttttttctttctatcccCCCTTCCCCTTGCTCTTCATCTTGATCTTTACGTAAGTCGTGTGATGATGAGGTGTCTCGGCTGATAAAGCTCAAGTGACAGCGGTGCAGGCTGAGCCAGCACCTTTACCCACACGGCTCCCACTGGTCCCCAACCCCACCTTTGCCCCCTCCCCAAATTCCTCCACCCCCTGTTTGCAGATATGAATGAGTTTGTTTACTCTCCGACGACCTCGTGATGTCTTTGCACAGACATGACCTGAAGTCATTATTGCTTTTGGGCTTCTCTGTTTCCATGGCGACTGTCTCCGGGTTGGCTACTTTCCCAAGGTCACCATGGCAACTATCAGAAGGGAATCATGCTTGGGATGCTTTGGCTGGATTTTTCATGAATGATTAGGATGTGTGACACGATGCAGACGTGGAAATGGGGAGGGtttgggctgggctggagaaggaaggaggggggaagaggacTCCCGCCAGACAGGCTGTGCGCTCTGCGGTGCCACTGGGTGTGcatcgggggggggggtccggTGCCTTGTGCTCTCCCCACTGGGGAGCCATAGGCAGAGGCTGTGATGGTGGCACGGCTGCGGTCGCCTCTCTTGTGGTAGGTACCAGACAGAGCTGCGTGCTGCCGTCACCGTGGGGTGAAGGTTTCGGGTAGAGGTGCGGGCAGGTGGGGTTTCTGCCAGGCGCTGGTCGAAGGGGTGTAGCCTCTTGCTAAGGTGAGAGTGAAGGGCAGTGTCTCGGTGTCTCGCTGTCGGTGGACATGCCTCCATGTCACTAGAAACATCTGGCAGGTCAGCTCTCGCAGCCCGGGGCTGAGAGGATCGGGAAGCAACAGTCTTGGTGCGCTGGGAGAGGCGAactcctgcctttgctttgttATCGTGGGGGGgggcttttgtttctgttgtttgggttttctggtGGCGTCTCCTTTGGGTGGGGACGGCGCTGGAAGCAGGTTACAAACCAGGCAGCTTCTTTCTGGGTTGCTGATTCAATTTCGAGCTGGGTTAATAATAATCGAAATAAGAATGAAGGGAGTTGTTGTCTTGTGGCTTTTCAGTGCCTTTTATGAGCGGAGGTAACTCTTAATTCAGTCCCTAATAGGCCATTCCGAGCGTCTGGGATTCCTCTGGAGGGAGGTGAGCAAGTGACTGGGCCTGGGAGGCCACACTCTGTGCTCCCCTTGAGAAGGGGTGGCATATTGCAAGGTGGTGCATGGTGGTTAGCCTAACTGCTGTTTACAGCAGGAGCTCGTGtacttttccccctccctgcttAATCTTAGTATAGTTAATAGCAAAATATGAGGTCTTCAGCATCAAAAACCAGTGCACTTGTCAACgcagatttctctttcttttatctGAATGGGGTAAACTGATCTCTGAATCCATCCCAGTGTTTTAAACAACCGTGTGGTTATTGCTTTTAATAGTGGTTGAGTTGGGGGCTTCCACCATGTGTTGGGTATCTTCTTCCTCCCGTCACCTCTGACATTCATTACTGTAACCTgaaaatcttgttttgtttttccagttgcAATTTCTGAGCAGTTTTGTCCGGAAGACTGTGCTCAGGTTATGACGACTAATCCCAAACCGAACAAGGCGTTAAAGGTAGGGAAGAAGGCTGAGTGGGTGATGCTGGGTGGCGGGGGAGGCTGTCACAGAACCGTGCTCTGTGCGATGTTGGTTGTGCATGACTGTTCTCTTTCATTCTGGGAGGCTCTTACAAATGGGTGCTCATACAATTTCCCACTATCTACAGGAGAAGTTAGGGTAGAAGGATACTGGTGATACCCAGAAAGATGTCTGAAGTCTCTGGGATGGCATGGAGGTACCCCAGTTGCTGTCCAAGAGACTTCTGACTGTAGCATGTCTTGGCAGCATCCTGAAACCAGTGTTCCCAGGCCTGGTCAATGAAGTACTTCTCCTCTTGGGACTGGGAGGCTCTGGGAAAGGATGCCTTCAGCTGGTGTCTCTCAGATCCATGAGACAGTAGATGTTTCAGACATACCAGCTTGGTGGCAGTCTATGCATGGGTTGTACATGCATCGTCACAGTTCTTTTCCCCTATCTTAGTGTTTCATTCCAGATGTTCTGCAGTCTCTGAAGAGACAAAACGATGATATCTTAAAGGTTCTGCAttcaatgatcttaaaagtcttttccaatctaaatgattccatgattcttaaaataattgtgGCAGCAAACCTGCTCGGGAAAAAGGCACAAGGCCTTGGTGTCTTTCGTGTGTAACTTCAGAGCCTGGCCTATGCACCGGGACAACCAAATCAGGCTGTGGTCCTGCGGCCCAAGCAGGGTTTTGTTCATTACTTGAATAAGCAGTCTACAGCGAAAAGCCACCAAATGCTGAGTTAAACCTTGCATATAAGTGGCTAATTCTGCTTTTGAGATGCTGCACTGGTGTCCCAGCATAATGCTGGGAAGAGGTGTCATCTTTAGCATTCATAGTATGAATTCTGGGTCCTGACAAAGGAGTACGAAGGGCTTCagtctgcttttcatttatctCCTTAAAAAATCTTACTGCTCAGCTCATGCTGGGTGAGGAAGGCTCACTGCTTTCTCTGACTTAAGAGGGTTACCCAAAAACCCAGACGAGAAAGCAGTGCTCGGATCTCTGCAGATGTTTTAGTGGAATATGTGCTCTCTGCAATGCTTCGGGGCTGTTTTCCAGGTAGGGCTGTGACGTTGCTGAGGGGTGGCCTGTCTCTTTTTGCTGTCCAGAGCATCCGTTCACGTAGGGTTGCTGCTACCCCTGTGCTGTTGGTATTTGCAGGTAAAGGAGGAGTCAGGAGAGAATGCCCCAGTGCTGAGTGATGATGAACTCGTGTCAATGTCTGTACGGGAGCTGAACCAGCACCTGAGGGGTCTCACCAAAGAGGAGGTCATCCGTCTGAAGCAGCGGAGGCGCACGCTGAAGAACCGGGGCTACGCTGCCAGCTGCCGCATCAAGCGCGTGACTCAGAAAGAGGAGCTGGAGAGGCAGCGGGTTGAGCTGCAGCAAGAGGTGGAGAAGCTGgccagagaaaacagcagcatgaagCTAGAGCTGGATGCCTTGCGCTCCAAGTACGAAGCACTCCAGACCTTTGCTCGTACTGTGGCGCGAGGGCCCATCACCCCGACCAAAGTTGCCACCACCAGTGTCATCACCATCGTGAAATCAGCCgaaatctcatccagttctgTGCCGTTCTCAGCAGCGTCCTAGTGCCCTCGGTGGGGGGAACTAGCAGCCTTTCAGAAGGGAGGGGATAAGGCTCTTATGCATTGTTCCGGAGTACTTGGTCACGTCAAGAATTGGCATTTTAACAATTCTCTTCCAAAAGTGCAAAAaataggagaagaaaagagaaaaaaaaaaaaaaaaagaaaagaaaacaaaaacccccaccccaGACCTACAGAGGGAACTTAACTGGCTGCTTCTGTCTGGACTCAGTGGCTCCATCAACCTCCTGTGTCCAGGATTTGAGCTCTGTACGCAGTACAAATAGCAAgatctgcttcctccttccccctgcctCCCCCAAGGCCCTCTCAGCCgtgggcagctttccagctgcgAGAAGATACCTGGGGAGCCTCCGGAGTCTTTGTGAATGATGCTCAAGAGCCAGGAAACAGATGGACTGTAGAAATCATCGTGTGAGATgaatgtatggaaaaaaaaaaaagagtttccTTTTG
Encoded proteins:
- the MAFK gene encoding transcription factor MafK, with the translated sequence MTTNPKPNKALKVKEESGENAPVLSDDELVSMSVRELNQHLRGLTKEEVIRLKQRRRTLKNRGYAASCRIKRVTQKEELERQRVELQQEVEKLARENSSMKLELDALRSKYEALQTFARTVARGPITPTKVATTSVITIVKSAEISSSSVPFSAAS